The Pueribacillus theae nucleotide sequence TTCAACAGCAACTTTAATTCGCGGCCCCAATTCCTTTATCCTTCTTGGTACATGTACACTCCACGTTTTATCGCGTATAAACCGTTTAATCTCGCCAATAATCGTAGGAACGGCGAATGACTCAAAACTTTTTCCTATTTCGGGATCAAACCGTTTAACTGCCGCTAAAAGTCCAATCATTCCGACTTGAACGAGATCGTCATGGATTGACTTTCCTTTTGAAAATTTTCTCGCAAGGGTTTGAACGAGTTGTTCATATTCCTTCACGATCTTCGTTTGAACATCTTGATCATCCGGATTTTCTCTCAGTGCTTCAATCCATTTATAGACATGAGTGTTATGTTTTTTTTCACGTTCATTGGACTCTGCTGACACCACTCCTCACCTCATCTCTGTTAAGGAGCTTTGTCATCGAGACAACAACACCGGAATCTCCGCTGATTTCAACTTTATCCATTAATGCTTCGATTAAAAAGAGGCCTAATCCACCTTCACTTAGTTGTTCCAATGATGTTTCTGCATTAACAGGGGCTTTCTTTTCTCTCATCGCTTTCACGTCAAAACTTTGCCCTTGATCAACGACAAAAATTTCCAACCGATCTTGATAAACGGCAAAGTTTACTTTGATTTGGCCTTCCCCATCTTTATATGCATGATTCACTGCATTTGTACACGCCTCCGTCACAGCCACTTTTATATCTTCGATCTCATCATAAGCATAGCCCATGCGATTGGCGATACCTGAGACAGCAAGACGGATAACACCAAGATATTCCGGTTTAGCAGGGATGATCATTTCAATATAATCGGAACTCATTTTGCACCCCCCCTTACGTTATCATCTTGTACTGTAATGATTTCATCTAAACCGGTAATTTCAAACAATCGCCTCACACGATCTGTCATATTTTTTAGGACGAGTTTGGCCCCATTGGTTTTTGAAGCTTTCAGCACACCTACAAAAACCCCAAGGCCTGTACTATCCATATATTCCAAATCTGATAAATCAACAATGATATGATTCCCGTTATTTTCAGTTAATGGCATTAGTTTCTCGCGTAAATCTTTTGCGGTAAATGCATCCAGCTCGCCCGAAACTTCTAAGTAATGTTTATTTCCTTCAGAAATTTGACTCACTTTAAGATTCACGATACTCTCTCCCCCTCACTTAAACTTGTCCTACCATTATTTCTATTCCCCAAAATAATCAGTTTAAACTTTTCTTCTCAATATGATTAGGGTGACATCATCTTTTAATTCGAAGTTTTGCATTTGTTCCAGTTCACGATAGACTTCTTCGACAATTTGCTGGGATGGGAGATGTTGGTACTTGCGAATCAAGTTGATAATTTCGTGCCGTTCAATAAAGCCATCTTTTGACCTGCACTCTGTAACACCGTCAGATAAAAGGACGATCATGTCACCCGGATCGATAGCAACCTCATAGTCGGGATAAACGGATTCTTTTTCTACGCCTAAGACAATGCCTTTTGTTGAAAACTCTACAAACTCGTCTTTTTTCTTATGATAAATAAAGCCTGGTTCATGCCCAGCACTCGCGTAATAAAAACGATGTTCATTTGGATCATATAGGCCATAGAACATCGTAATGAACATGCTGTCATCCACATTTCGCTCGACAACCCGATTCAAATTCTCTAAAATTGCCCCTGGCTTCTTAAACTCTTCGGTTAAGCTTTCCATTGCATATTTAATCATTGACATACAAAGGGTGGCAGGTATCCCCTTCCCAATGACATCGGCGATTGCCACGCTAATGCGATTATTTTCATCTCGGACAAAATGGTAATAATCCCCATTTAACTTTTTTGCCGGTTGGCTTATCGCACCAATATCTAGTGATTTATCGCAAGGGACATCCCCTGATAAAAATGTATTTTGCATACTTGCTGCAAGTTCAATTTCCATATTCAACTGTTGTTGTTTATTTTTTAAGCTTTGATGTTCCCGGTAAGCAATGCCATAGTCCATCATCATTTCAAGTAAAAATTCAAATGAATTTTTCATTTCCTCATCGAGTTTCGGATAAAGTTCCATTAGAACTTTTACATGTAAATGAACGAGTTCTTCAGGTGAAACCCCTTCCTCAATCATTTGGCGGCTTAGCTGCTGGCCGAGATATAATGATTGTTCGTCATTTTCATTGATATAACTTTCTAAAATCTCCTTGTAGATTCTCTCCTTCTCCTTTACCTCATACACGGATAAGGTTCACCTCCTTATCTCATCGTTACTATGTAATATTTTTATCTCATCCATTTTGACGCAACAATCTCTGTTCCTTCATTTATTTTTGATTGGATAACGAAGTCATCCATTAATCGCTTAACACCGGGCAAGCCAGCCCCAAGCCCGCCCGAAGTCGTATAGCCATCTTCCATCGCTGCACGTATATCTTTAATGCCAGGGCCAGAGTCTCTTGCAATGATCTTGATTCCCTTTTTCCCATTTTCAAACATTGGTTTAATGTGAATCTCTCCTGATTTTGCATATAAATAGATGTTTCTCGCCAATTCGGATACAGCTGTCGTAATCCGGGCTTGATCAACCGTTCCGAAGCCAATTTCTTTGGCAACGTTTCGACCAAGTTGACGAGCTTTTACAATATCCCATTCATTATTTATTTGAACACAGGATTGGATTGTCATCGCTACTCCTCCAAATCCTGTTCGAGTTTCGCTAGCCCTTGCTCTAAATCTAATGCTGTTGGAACTCCTTTCAAATGAATCCCTAAGTCAATTAATGTAATAGCAACAGCGGGTTGGATACCGGTTAAGACTACTTTTGCACCCATTAAATTTGACATATTCACAACTTCTCCAAGTACTTTCGCAATAAAGGAGTCTATCATTTCAACCGAGGTTAAATCGATGACAACGCCTTTCGCGTCCGTTTGATGAATTTTGTTCAATAAATCCTCTTGGAACTGAAGCGCCGTCTGATCGTCTAGTTCCACTTGTATCGTTATCAATAAATATTCATTTAGTTTCAGTATCGGTATTCGCATCATATTTAGCCTCCTTTACACTTCGACAATTTGCCTGTTTGTCAAGCTTAATGCCGTTTGGATTCCGTTGTAAAGTGTGCTTTTTGTCGGGAATTGCCCTAAGTCAATTCCTAAATTCACAATCGTTTGAGCGATTTCAGGCCGAATTCCAACAAGTATGCACGTCGCACCTATTAATCGAACAGCTTCCGAAGCTTGAATAATGTGGTGGGCAACCATTGTATCAACGACAGGTACACCTGTAATATCAATGAGAACAACTTGCGCACGGTGCTCAATTACTCCGTTTAGCAAGTTTTCCATAATTAATTTTGCACGTTCCGTATCAATCGTTCCAATAAGAGGCATAACAGATATATGTTTAAACACAGGGATGAGTGGAGCTGATAATTCTCGAAGTGCGACTTTTTGCATAGACAGTGTATTCTGCCAATTCTTTGAACTCGCATCCATTAAGCCGTTCATGAGTGGATCAATCCACCGGTCGACTTCTTGATACGTGTCTAACGCTTTTTCATTTACGGAAACTTTTTCAAATAGCACTTCCAATACTGTCCGTCTAAACGTTTGGAGTCCCTGGGTTAAATAACTTAAATTCCAGCCCATATTGATAAGTTTTTCTGCGAATTCCAAGATTTTATCATTAGATTCGTTATACTTAACCGTAATATGGCTATAAATAAGGCCAAGAAATTCTTCGTTTGTTTTTTGATAAAGATCCTTAGACATAACTTGTAGATTGTTCATCATTTCTTGCTCTTCAAGTTTTTCTTTCCATCTCTTGCTAATATCATCTTTATATTTTTCTATGACTTCTACAATTAGCTTGTCCACCCTGAAGCTCCCCTCCAATTGTTCGAATGTTAAAAAGCTGCTTTCCCTTAGCAGCTTTATGTTTTCTATAGGATTTTTAAAAGTCAATGAGTCCGAGACTGATTTGCAATGCTTCATCAACGCGGCCCATCATATTTTCATCCAGGTGTGTAATTTTGTCTGTTAGTCGCTGTTTATCAATTGTTCGAATTTGTTCTAACAAAATAACCGAATCTCGCTCAAATCCGTATTTTTTAGCGTCAATTTCAACATGAGTTGGCAATTTAGCTTTTTGGATTTGTGCTGTAATCGCCGCGACGATTACAGTGGGGCTAAACCGGTTCCCGATGTTATTTTGAATAATAAGAACTGGTCTTACGCCACCTTGCTCTGAACCTACGACAGGAGAAAGGTCCGCAAAGTAAACGTCGCCACGCTTCACCATCAAACTATTACACCCCGCTAACTAAGCGGTCTAAGGTGTCGTCGGCTTCCTCCTCAGCAAAAAAAGCTTCTGAAGCAATGGTCAGATTAATTTTTGCCATTTCCATATAACCTTGGCGCATCGCATCCCGAATATGACGTTTTTTGCGTTCACGGAGATACATTTTCGTCGCTTGTGAAATAAATTCATCCCGATTTAATTCTTCCTGTTGAATTACCCCATCAACCTCGTTTAACAATTGTTGTGAGATCGTAATCACAATTTTTTTGTAGTTTGCCGCCTCACTCAAAACGAGCCACCTCCAGCTTACAGATACCAGTAATAGTTATTCATTTCCACCATCAATACTATCATTACAAACCACTGATTGCAAAGCCGATCAGTTAGTAAAAAAGGAGAATCTAAAATTTCTTTTATTGTCCAGCTTCAGCGGCTTGCTCCTCGATAAAATTTCCTCCTCGGAAGGGTAAAAAAACAACCCTTACTCGGAAGAGCATTTTCTCTTCGGAGCAGAAAAAGCCAATTCAGCTTTTCTATTTTGTTACATAGTTTCGCCAATAATCACCAAAATCCTTCTTGTTTTTAGAAAAATTTTAAACAAGATTTAAACATCCGCGCGCTTCTTGTAAATACGGGGCACGCGACTCGTTATATTGCAAGGAATTTCATAATTAATTGTTTCAAGCTGACTTGCGATATCATCCATTGTAATTTCTTTGTTTCCTTGTTTGCCAATCAATGTTACCTTCGTTCCGATCGGCAGTTGTTTAGGCAGCCTGACCATGCATTGATCCATGCAAATGCGGCCAACAATCGGTGCATACTCCCCGTCAATCAACACTTTGGCCGTTTTGAGCCGGCGAATCCAGCCGTCCGCATAACCAATCGGAATTGTCCCAATCCATTCACGTTCCTTTACCGTGTAGGTCGCCCCGTAGCTTATTGTATCGCCTGGCATTAATTCTTTTACATGGACCAGCCGGCTATGCAGCGAGAAAGCTGGTTTAAGTTCAAATGGTGTTTCAATCTCCTCTGACGGCTTCAGTCCATACATTGAAATGCCAAGCCTTATGTAATCGTAGCTATCAAAAGGGACACGGGTTGCTGCAGCACTGTTGCTCGTATGAATGATCGAGGGCTTCACACCTTGGCCAGCAATCCAAAAGAGCCAGTCGCGAAAAATTTCCTGTTGCCTGAAAAAAATTGGACTGTCTAAACTGTCCGCTGTTGCAAAATGCGTATAGACTCCTTCAAGCGTGAAAGCATCAGCATTCTCTTTAAAAAGTTGCAAGACTCTTTCTGCTTCCCCTCTATCTCTTATGCCCAGGCGGCTCATGCCGGTATCAATCTCCAAATGAAGCTTTAACCCTTTCGCACCTAAACGGAGCACCGCTTTTAGCCAATTTTCTTGAAAAACGGTTAGAGCGACATCGTATTGTAAAGCAACGTCAGCATCAGAAGGACGAATCCAGCCAAGCACAAGAATCGGCGCCGTAATGCCGGCTTCCCTCAATAAAATCGCCTCATCAAGCAAAGCGACAGCTAGCCGGTCGGCCCCTGCCTCCAGTGCTGCTTTTGCCACTTCGACAGCCCCGTGTCCATAGGCATTCGCTTTCACAACAGCCATTACTTTTGTTCCGGATTGAACATGGCAGGCAAATGAGCTCACATTATCCCGTATTGCATCAAGGTCAACCTCCGCCCAAGTATCACGGTAGAACGGTTGATTTTCCAAAATAAGCCCTCCAATTGTAACGTTCAAGATGTTCACTTTTCTATCTTACCTTATTTGGCGTACTAGGGGTAGAAAAAATTAAAAAAGGCCCAGCAAGCACGAATCACTTACTTGAGCCTCATTTTCACTTAGACGCTACACCTTGAACAGATCGTGCAACAGCAGCCATTTCTTCGTCGTCCAAATCGCTTGAAGCAAGCAGAAAATCAATTCCGTTATACGTCCAAGAAATCGAATTGCCAGTCTTGACACCTATCGCAAAGCCTAAATCAACCGGTTCACCATTGACAAATTGGACGGGCGCACTTGTTTCGACGGCAATGTCCGCTTTTTTCTGAATAAGCGTGAATGAACGGTCGCCTGTATAAGACAAAATCAATTGTTTTTCTCCGTCTTTTGTGATCTCTTTTTCATCTGAGATTGTTGCTTCTGCCGTGTACTCTGGGTAAAGAGGAGTGATTGCTTTTTCTTTTGAAATCGCCATCGTTGGGACTTCCAGTTTTGCACTCGTCATATTCCGTTCCATATCAAACGCATCATCATCAAAATCGACATTAAATTTTGCACTTGAAAATTCAGCTGTTACAAGCACATTCATGTCTTGATCCATCACTTTTACCTTTTTGGGAGCTAATTCCTTTTTTGAAAAAGTGATTTCTTGCTGGGATAAATTTTTGTTTTGATAATTTGTTTTCGTCATAAAAACGTATGCTTTATCTTTCGCTTGGAATGAACGGTCATCATCGCTTAAAACGTCATTCACAAGCGAATCATACAAGTATATCTGGCTGTTGTTTTCAGGCCAATCGCTTTGAAACCGAAAACTCTTGTTAAGGGCAGGAGTCAATACAAATACCCCATCATCATTTCTTAAAATAATCTGACTTTGTTCTTTGTTTTCACTTTCAAGTTTGATGCGGTAATAGTGCGGTTTTTTATGCCAGATTTCCACGTCATATACTTGCTGATCTTCTCCGTTCTCAAATGTCATTTTAGAATTCATTTTATAGCTTTTTATCTTATCCGATTTTTCACTGAGGGCATTCAAGACATCTTCTTGGCTTTTTTCACCGCAGCCAGTCAGCACAGCTAAAAGAAACAACGATCCAAACAGTAAAAAGATCGCTCTCTTCATTGGTTTCACTCCCTTGTCTCATTTCAAGTGCGTGTTCAAAAAGGAGGACAACTTTTTGAACATCTTCTTCAACGACAAAGGAGGGAATTGCTCTCAAGTCATAACGAACGGTTTGCGATTGACTTATAAACAATGGGTAAGGATTCAATGACATCGGAAGCAATGACATCAACAGAAGAATGCTTGTTTGAAATTAAGTTGTCGGCAGTCTTCCCATGGACAAAGACGGCATTGCTAATCGCTTCTTGTAAAGACTTTTGCTGCATCATAAGCGCAAGTATAATGCCTGTCAAAACATCACCTGAACCGCCCTTGGCCAAAGCGGCGTTCCCTGTCGGGTTAATGTATTGCTCGCCAGCCGGGGTTGTGCAAATGGTGAATGGACCCTTTAATACAAGATGAACACCATACTCCAGTGCAAATTGTTTGCTGAAATAAAAGCGATTGTTCGCGACTTCTTCAATAGGCAACCCTAGAAGCCTCGCCATCTCACCTTCATGCGGCGTCAAAACAGTCGGGTATTTTCTGCTTTTTAATTGATCCTTCATTTTTGCAAGATGGAACAGGGCATCCGCATCAATAAGGAGGGGGGCTTCCGCTTTAAGCAGTGTTTCGACAATACGCCGGCTCCCTTCTCCCCGTCCGATACCGGGCCCGACAGCAATCGCATCAAAATTCAATTGTACAGGAAGGGTGCCCGCAAATTCTCCCTCATGAGAAGGACAAGGGGCATACATCGCTTCAATGACTTGATTCGCAATCGGCAGTCTCGCTTCTTCCGGCATCGCCACCGTCAAAAGCCCGCTTCCACTTCTTAATGCGGCCCTTGCTGCCATAATCGCAGCACCGCTCATCGTTTTCGATCCGGCAACGATGAGCCCTTTTCCATGGCTGCTTTTATGGGATGATGGATTGCGCTTAGGAAATGTTCGAATGACATCATCAGGCATCCATACGAACCTCTTTTCAACGCTTTTCTTATTTATAATTGGAGGTATTCCAATATCCACTACGTCAAGTTCGCCGTAATATTCACGGCTAGGGTACATGAATGCGCCTACTTTAGGAAGGTGGATAGCGAACGTTTTATCTGCACGGATCGCGTCATCAACTTTTCCACCGTCAGCCGGAAGCCCGCTCGGCAAGTCAATTGCGAGTCGTTTCACATGCTTTTGACGATTCACTAGTGTAATGATTTCTTTGAAAGGAGAACGAAGCTTTCCTTTCATGCCAATGCCGAGCAATGAATCGATAATGACAGTGCTGACAGCGAGGGAAACCTTGAATGCATTCAAATTTTCTTCATTTAATAAGCGCATTTGAAAGCCCGAATGCTCATAAACGTGCATCGCTTTTTCTGCATCGCCTGTTACTGCCTCTTTTTCTACCGAGAGCCAAACATCCAACTTATAGCCCTTGCTTTTTAACATCCTTGCAATGACAAATCCGTCTCCTCCGTTGTTGCCTTTGCCAATGATAATCGTGATTCGATCATCATAAGTCAACTCGTCGTACAACTTTCGTGCAACAGCCTGGCCAGCATTCTCCATGAGCATTTCCCCGGTCAATCCTAACTCCATTGCATTGCGGTCAATCGCGTACATTTCTTTTTTTGTTACGACTTGCACAATCGTCCCTCCTAACCGCACTAGAAATATATGAGACAGCTTCCCTCATTATGCTGACTAGCATGACAAGCTGTTTTGAAAAGAAAAATAACGAATAGAAATTTTCTAACCTTTATTATATCAACGCTTTTAGTAGAAGTGCAAAAAACCAAAATGCAAGATTAGGCATTTAAAAGAATGCATTTGGGGCTATTTTCGGGGCTGAATTGGGACTAAAAATAAATCGCGGGTAGACCTCTAGGGATAGATAAATATGTTTGAAAATATTAAGCGCCTCTCATCCAGGCGCTTGTTTTTTTATGTAAAAGATTCAAAAAAACATTTGCTTGATGATACCACATATGGTACTATAATAGTGAAAGGAGGTTAGGAATGGCGGGCGTAGAAAAAATAGTGGAAAAGATGCAAAACCGCCCCAACGGAATACGGTTCAGTGAGTTAGTCAAAACACTTGAACATTACGGGTACATATTGGATAGAGTTCGTGGCTCACATCACAATTTCCGAAATGAACAAGGTGACATCATCACAATACCAAAGCACAACCCCGTTAAAGCGGTTTACATCAAAGAAGTATTGAAAAGGATTGGGGAAGATTGAGCTTCCCCTCCTACTAACTATTATAATCAATACCTCGCCTATTTAAAAATGGAAAATAAAGATGTTAACTACTACATGGAGTTACCTTATTCAATTGTTCTTCGTAAAATGAATGACGAAAGTGGCCAATATTATTTTGCTGATGTGTTGGAATTAGACGGTTGCCATAGTCATGGGAATACTGCTGAAGAAGCTTAT carries:
- a CDS encoding STAS domain-containing protein; translation: MNLKVSQISEGNKHYLEVSGELDAFTAKDLREKLMPLTENNGNHIIVDLSDLEYMDSTGLGVFVGVLKASKTNGAKLVLKNMTDRVRRLFEITGLDEIITVQDDNVRGGAK
- a CDS encoding LolA family protein, which codes for MKRAIFLLFGSLFLLAVLTGCGEKSQEDVLNALSEKSDKIKSYKMNSKMTFENGEDQQVYDVEIWHKKPHYYRIKLESENKEQSQIILRNDDGVFVLTPALNKSFRFQSDWPENNSQIYLYDSLVNDVLSDDDRSFQAKDKAYVFMTKTNYQNKNLSQQEITFSKKELAPKKVKVMDQDMNVLVTAEFSSAKFNVDFDDDAFDMERNMTSAKLEVPTMAISKEKAITPLYPEYTAEATISDEKEITKDGEKQLILSYTGDRSFTLIQKKADIAVETSAPVQFVNGEPVDLGFAIGVKTGNSISWTYNGIDFLLASSDLDDEEMAAVARSVQGVASK
- a CDS encoding STAS domain-containing protein, whose protein sequence is MRIPILKLNEYLLITIQVELDDQTALQFQEDLLNKIHQTDAKGVVIDLTSVEMIDSFIAKVLGEVVNMSNLMGAKVVLTGIQPAVAITLIDLGIHLKGVPTALDLEQGLAKLEQDLEE
- the ndoA gene encoding type II toxin-antitoxin system endoribonuclease NdoA produces the protein MMVKRGDVYFADLSPVVGSEQGGVRPVLIIQNNIGNRFSPTVIVAAITAQIQKAKLPTHVEIDAKKYGFERDSVILLEQIRTIDKQRLTDKITHLDENMMGRVDEALQISLGLIDF
- a CDS encoding NAD(P)H-hydrate dehydratase, with product MVQVVTKKEMYAIDRNAMELGLTGEMLMENAGQAVARKLYDELTYDDRITIIIGKGNNGGDGFVIARMLKSKGYKLDVWLSVEKEAVTGDAEKAMHVYEHSGFQMRLLNEENLNAFKVSLAVSTVIIDSLLGIGMKGKLRSPFKEIITLVNRQKHVKRLAIDLPSGLPADGGKVDDAIRADKTFAIHLPKVGAFMYPSREYYGELDVVDIGIPPIINKKSVEKRFVWMPDDVIRTFPKRNPSSHKSSHGKGLIVAGSKTMSGAAIMAARAALRSGSGLLTVAMPEEARLPIANQVIEAMYAPCPSHEGEFAGTLPVQLNFDAIAVGPGIGRGEGSRRIVETLLKAEAPLLIDADALFHLAKMKDQLKSRKYPTVLTPHEGEMARLLGLPIEEVANNRFYFSKQFALEYGVHLVLKGPFTICTTPAGEQYINPTGNAALAKGGSGDVLTGIILALMMQQKSLQEAISNAVFVHGKTADNLISNKHSSVDVIASDVIESLPIVYKSIANRSL
- a CDS encoding anti-sigma regulatory factor; translated protein: MTIQSCVQINNEWDIVKARQLGRNVAKEIGFGTVDQARITTAVSELARNIYLYAKSGEIHIKPMFENGKKGIKIIARDSGPGIKDIRAAMEDGYTTSGGLGAGLPGVKRLMDDFVIQSKINEGTEIVASKWMR
- a CDS encoding type II toxin-antitoxin system HicA family toxin, translating into MAGVEKIVEKMQNRPNGIRFSELVKTLEHYGYILDRVRGSHHNFRNEQGDIITIPKHNPVKAVYIKEVLKRIGED
- the rsbW gene encoding anti-sigma B factor RsbW, with protein sequence MSSDYIEMIIPAKPEYLGVIRLAVSGIANRMGYAYDEIEDIKVAVTEACTNAVNHAYKDGEGQIKVNFAVYQDRLEIFVVDQGQSFDVKAMREKKAPVNAETSLEQLSEGGLGLFLIEALMDKVEISGDSGVVVSMTKLLNRDEVRSGVSRVQ
- a CDS encoding PP2C family protein-serine/threonine phosphatase translates to MYEVKEKERIYKEILESYINENDEQSLYLGQQLSRQMIEEGVSPEELVHLHVKVLMELYPKLDEEMKNSFEFLLEMMMDYGIAYREHQSLKNKQQQLNMEIELAASMQNTFLSGDVPCDKSLDIGAISQPAKKLNGDYYHFVRDENNRISVAIADVIGKGIPATLCMSMIKYAMESLTEEFKKPGAILENLNRVVERNVDDSMFITMFYGLYDPNEHRFYYASAGHEPGFIYHKKKDEFVEFSTKGIVLGVEKESVYPDYEVAIDPGDMIVLLSDGVTECRSKDGFIERHEIINLIRKYQHLPSQQIVEEVYRELEQMQNFELKDDVTLIILRRKV
- a CDS encoding STAS domain-containing protein, producing MDKLIVEVIEKYKDDISKRWKEKLEEQEMMNNLQVMSKDLYQKTNEEFLGLIYSHITVKYNESNDKILEFAEKLINMGWNLSYLTQGLQTFRRTVLEVLFEKVSVNEKALDTYQEVDRWIDPLMNGLMDASSKNWQNTLSMQKVALRELSAPLIPVFKHISVMPLIGTIDTERAKLIMENLLNGVIEHRAQVVLIDITGVPVVDTMVAHHIIQASEAVRLIGATCILVGIRPEIAQTIVNLGIDLGQFPTKSTLYNGIQTALSLTNRQIVEV
- the alr gene encoding alanine racemase, with product MENQPFYRDTWAEVDLDAIRDNVSSFACHVQSGTKVMAVVKANAYGHGAVEVAKAALEAGADRLAVALLDEAILLREAGITAPILVLGWIRPSDADVALQYDVALTVFQENWLKAVLRLGAKGLKLHLEIDTGMSRLGIRDRGEAERVLQLFKENADAFTLEGVYTHFATADSLDSPIFFRQQEIFRDWLFWIAGQGVKPSIIHTSNSAAATRVPFDSYDYIRLGISMYGLKPSEEIETPFELKPAFSLHSRLVHVKELMPGDTISYGATYTVKEREWIGTIPIGYADGWIRRLKTAKVLIDGEYAPIVGRICMDQCMVRLPKQLPIGTKVTLIGKQGNKEITMDDIASQLETINYEIPCNITSRVPRIYKKRADV
- a CDS encoding CopG family ribbon-helix-helix protein, translated to MSEAANYKKIVITISQQLLNEVDGVIQQEELNRDEFISQATKMYLRERKKRHIRDAMRQGYMEMAKINLTIASEAFFAEEEADDTLDRLVSGV